A segment of the Flavobacteriales bacterium genome:
TAACCAAAATAAAACAAAGGTTCCCAGCGACCTGCTGAAAACCTTCCAATACATGAATGATCCAGGATTTACTCGAGCGATACCCACTGACTTTTATTTCAACCTCGGAGAAAAATCGTATGCAATGCTTCATAATTGCCTTGACAGAGGCTTTTCCCTAATGGATAACCCGTTTGGGAAGTATCAGGTGTTTTGCTCGAATTGGAATGTTAGTTCCCCGATAGACGAAAGGTTAACTCAACCTTCCTGCCATCGTCTGAGAATTCCACTTCATCAGCGAGGTTCTTCATAAGAAAGATACCTCTACCGGTTGGTTTCTCAAGATTCTCTGGCGCAGTCGGATCAGGAACGTTTGAAAAATC
Coding sequences within it:
- a CDS encoding ATP-binding protein — protein: DFSNVPDPTAPENLEKPTGRGIFLMKNLADEVEFSDDGRKVELTFRLSGN